The following proteins come from a genomic window of Leguminivora glycinivorella isolate SPB_JAAS2020 chromosome 6, LegGlyc_1.1, whole genome shotgun sequence:
- the LOC125227518 gene encoding trypsin-like: protein MQLVDKEECIKTYADVVTASMFCAKYEVINRLSDNGGAAMYKGKIMGISSYGATLEDAPHIALFTNVSYFYQWIKLNTERLLTKHCSQEKVDVPPHNVIPMHSNSI from the exons ATGCAGCTGGTGGACAAGGAAGAATGCATTAAGACCTACGCAGATGTAGTTACCGCCTCGATGTTTTGTGCTAAATACgaagta ATAAACCGTTTGAGCGATAATGGAGGCGCAGCCATGTACAAGGGCAAGATCATGGGCATCTCGTCGTACGGCGCCACACTCGAGGATGCGCCTCACATCGCCTTGTTCACCAACGTTTCCTACTTTTATCA atGGATCAAATTGAACACTGAGAGGCTGCTGACAAAACATTGTTCGCAAGAAAAAGTAGACGTGCCTCCTCATAATGTGATACCAATGCACTCAAACAGTATATGA
- the LOC125227038 gene encoding uncharacterized protein LOC125227038, which yields MNFKYLLLILSLAHAHSIMSDSFEGSFHEFAYRPTTTTAKPMEDTVAHHALVVYNRIYCSGSFIGSKVVLTVASCFQEDKENYTIYVKFGVKNYLDKGQVIAVAEKKQHEYFQYTSYLDNDIALLILETHVKFDYGERKGVLIEPGTVVLYHRKTFKPYILINTDLL from the exons ATGAATTT CAAGTACCTGTTACTGATCCTCTCACTGGCCCACGCACACAGCATCATGTCAGACAGCTTCGAGGGCTCTTTCCACGAGTTCGCGTACCGACCCACCACAACCACGGCTAAACCCATGGAGGACACAGTCGCCCACCATGCCCTCGTCGTCTACAACCGAATCTACTGTTCCGGCTCGTTCATAGGGAGCAAAGTTGTGCTGACTGTGGCCAGCTGCTTTCAGGAGGACAAGGAGAATTATACTATTTACGTGAAGTTTGGGGTTAAGAACTATTTGGATAAAGG ACAGGTTATTGCTGTCGCCGAAAAAAAACAGCATGAATATTTCCAATACACCAGCTACCTGGACAATGATATCGCCTTGCTTATACTTGAG ACACACGTCAAGTTCGATTATGGCGAGAGAAAAGGCGTTTTAATCGAGCCAGGGACTGTGGTGCTATATCACCGAAAAACGTTTAAACCCTATATCTTGATTAACACAGATTTATTGTGA